In one Watersipora subatra chromosome 6, tzWatSuba1.1, whole genome shotgun sequence genomic region, the following are encoded:
- the LOC137397946 gene encoding four and a half LIM domains protein 2-like — protein sequence MEHYSCTYCDTPLTGMRYVLRQDQPTCLTCFEDKFADKCYECNKPIGTDFKDLSYKGRHWHEECFKCWACQGSLANQQFVGKDDGLYCPTCYDTNFALRCDRCNNTFKHGQQKFEYSGKRYHAQCFLCAICQQSIGNNNFVPREEDTLICMPCYNDNFAKRCGKCAEVRIKLVTSVVVTTN from the exons ATGGAGCATTACAGCTGCACATACTGTGACACGCCCCTGACAGGAATGCGATATGTCCTCCGTCAAGATCAGCCCACCTGTCTCACTTGCTTTGAAGACAAATTCGCTGACAA GTGTTACGAGTGTAACAAACCAATAGGAACTGACTTTAAAGATCTGTCATACAAGGGTAGACACTGGCATGAAGAGTGTTTTAAATGCTGGGCGTGCCAAG GATCATTAGCCAATCAGCAGTTTGTTGGCAAAGATGATGGTCTTTACTGTCCAACTTGCTATGATACCAACTTTGCTCTCAGGTGTGACAGATGCAACAACACTTTCAAACATG GCCAGCAGAAGTTTGAATACTCAGGCAAGCGCTACCACGCCCAGTGTTTCCTCTGCGCCATATGTCAGCAGTCCATCGGCAACAACAACTTTGTACCAAGGGAAGAGGACACCCTCATATGCATGCCATGCTATAATGATAACTTTGCTAAGAGGTGCGGCAAGTGTGCTGAGGTGAGAATc AAACTGGTGACCTCAGTTGTGGTGACCACAAACTGA